The Cloacibacillus sp. An23 genomic sequence AAGGAGTTCACCGAGGGAGAGGCTCCCGCCGACATGGCGGACGCGATAGCTTCGGCGCGCGAGACTCTTATCGAGCGCGCGGTTGAAGCCGACGACGAGCTTATGATGCGCTATCTCGACGGCGAAGAACTTTCGATAGATGAGCTTCTCGGCGTGCTGCGCAAGGCCGTATGCGCGCGCGCGCTGTTCCCGATAATACCTGGGTCGGGCACGCTCAACATCGGCGTCGTCCAGCTCATGGACATGATAAGCGATTATATGCCGTCTCCGAAGGATATGCTTCACCGTGCCGCGCTCAACGGCGACGAGGTCGTCAACATCCCGCCCGACGAAAACGCTAAATTCCTCGCCTTTGTCTTCAAGGTCATGGTCGACCCGTATGTTGGAAAGCTTTCGTTCGTCAAGGTCTTCTCCGGCAAGCTCACCAGCGACCAGACTGTCTACAACGTCAACGAAGAGACGGAAGAGCGCATCAGCACCTTCCGCTTCATGCGCGGCAAGGACAGCACTGAGGGCAAGGAGATAATCCTCGGAGATATAGTGGCTATTCCGAAGCTTGAGAGCACCATTGCCGGCGATACGCTTGGGATGAAGGGCGAGACGCTCAAGTTCCGCCCGATAAAGTTCCCGAAGCCGGTCTACAGCGTAGCCGTCTTCCCGAAGAGCCGCGCCGATGAAGACAAGCTCGGAAACGCCATCACCAAGATGCTCAAGGAAGACCGCACGCTTTCGTATGAGAAGAATCCCGAGACCAACGACGCCGTGCTTTCCGGCATGGGCGACATGCACCTCGATATCGTACTCTCTAAGATAAAGGAGCGCTACAAGGTCGACCTCGAGACGCGCACGCCGAAGGTGCCGTACCGCGAGACGATAAAGAAAAAGGCGAGCGCTCAGGGCAAGCACAAGAAGCAGTCCGGCGGACGCGGCCAGTACGGCGACGTATGGTTCGAGCTTGCGCCGCTCGATAAGAACGCCGGCATCGAATTTATAGACAGGATAGTCGGCGGCGCGGTTCCGAAGAACTATATCCCGGCCGCTGAAAAAGGTCTCCGCGAGGCCGCTGCGCGCGGATACCTCGCCGGTTATCCAGCGACGGACTTCTCCTGCGCTATATTCGACGGCTCGTATCACGACGTGGACTCGTCGGAAATGGCCTTCAAGATCGCCGCTTCGATAGCCTTCAAGAAATGCATGGAGCAGGCGAACCCGGTGCTCATGGAGCCTGTCATGAACGTCGAAGTCACGGTTCCCGAGGACTGCCTCGGCGACGTAATGGGCGATTTCAACAGCCGCCGCGGGCGTATAATGGGCATAGACAGCGAAGGAAAACTTCAGATAGTCAAGGCTCAGTGCCCGCTCTCCGAGATGTTCCGCTACGCGATAATCCTTCGTTCGATGACCTCTGGGCGCGGCTCCTTCTCGATGGAGTACAGCCACTACGAAGAGGTTCCTGGCGACATCGCGAAGAAGGTAATCGAGCAGGCCGCACAGGAACGCAAGGACGAAGAAGAATAATATTTTTGCCGAATCTGCATGGGCGCCCTCTTTTGAGGGCGCCTTTTTTGAAGGATGAGAGGAATGAATAAGAACAGCCGACAGATTTTTCTTATCTTCTTGGCCTATTATGGTATGACCTGCGTTTCGAACGCATATTTTCTTTTCGGCCCGTTCTACGAATCGCTTGGGGCGACTCCGCAGCGCGCGGGGCTGTTCCTAAGCGCGTTCTATATGGTCACGCTGTTCTGCCGTCCGCTCGGAAGCGTTGTGATGGAGAGGTTCGACATTCGGCGGACGCTCATAGGGAGCGCGCTGCTTTGCGCTGCGGCGACCGCCGGCATAGCGCTGACTCTGGGCGGCGGCGCTTCGCTGCTTGTGTTCCGCGCGCTTAGCGGAATTTTTTTCAGCGTATTCATCGTTGCAACCGTAGCGGCTCAATCCATACTTCTCGACGAAAAATCTCGCGGCATAGGCTTCGCGCTCTTTACAACGGGCTCGATGCTTCCTCTCGCGACGGTCGTGCCGCTTTGCGAGCAGCTGATAAAAGGCGGTTTCGGAACGCTTTATGTATGGACGCCGGTAGCCATTTCCGTTATCTGCGCCGCAGTCGGTTGGAAGGTCAGCGACTTGAATTACACCGGCAAGGAAAAAAGCTCGTGGGGAAGCTATGCAGATCTGTTTCGGACTAAAGGTTTCGCCGTGCTTCTGCTCACCGCGATAATAATGTCGCTGGCGGACGCCGGGACGCTCTCCGTCGCGTCGCTCGCTGGCGCGCGCGGAGTATCGGTTTCCTACTTCATGGTGGCGAGCGCGGCCTCGGCTGTCGCCATCCGCACGCTCGGCTTCGGCCTCATATCCAAAGCTCCGCGCGTCAGGCTCGCCGCCCCTTCGGTCGCTGTTATGGGGTTCGCGCTCTCGGGGCTGGCATTTTGCTCGTCCGCGTGGATGTTCGCATTTTTCGGAGCTTTGTTCGGTCTCGGCATCGGCGTCGCCTATCCGACGAATTTCTCGCTCGTCGGCGACCTCATGCCTCCGCAGTATCATCCTAAGGCGACTGGGCTAGTACTGCTCGTCATAGACGTCGGATGGATAGCGAGCCCGCTCATGTACGGCTACCTCTCGCCCGTCCTCGGCGTAAGCAACACGTACCGTTTCACCGGCCTGCTCGTGTGCGCCGCGTCCGCCGCGTTGTACTGGAAATATTGGCGCGTGTTCGGCGCGCGCGTATGACCGCTCCAGCGGTACGGCTGCTGTGAAACACATAGCGAAGCCTCTCGCGGCGGCGCTCGTCATCTTCTGCGTATGCTTTTTCGCTCTTCCGCGCGCAGCCGGCTCTTACGCTTACGTTTCGCTGATATTCAAAATCAACGAAAACGAGCTCGAACGTGCGGCCGCAGCGCTCCGCGCCGGCGGCGCGCCGAGCTTGGACGGGCTATGCGGCGTGCGCGGGCCGTCCGTCATAAGCGCGGACGGGACCGTAGACTTTGCCTGTGCCTCATTCGGAATAGCCCCAGCCGGATGGTACGCCGGTATATATAATTCACCCGACGGAGCGCCGAAGGGCTTCAGAGGCGTGGAAATGAAACTCCGCCGCAGCGGCGGGGGATGGGAATACGCCGAGCCAGGCGGAGACAACCGCTATATAACCCGCCGTATAATAGGGAACTGGTATTATTACAGGATGAGCTTTTGAAATATACTAAAAAAGCGCCCTTCATACGAAGGGCGCTCAGTTTTTTGCGCCGTTATTTCTCGAGCATCCTGCTGAGCAGAGCCGTGAATTTCTTGCCGTCGGGGACGGGCTGTCCGTCGGCTATCGAGGCGAGCCCCATGAGGACGCTCGACCAGTCGTTTGCGTTGAAGTCCGGCTTTTCGGATTCCTCGGCGATTTTTTTGATTAGCGCGTGGTCAGGGTTTATCTCCATGACGCGCTTTTCCTCGGGGACTTCCTGTCCCATCGCCTTGAAGAAGTTGCGCATTTGCGGAGAAATCTCTTCGCCCTTCTGGACGAAGCAGACGGGGGAGTCTACGAGGCGGTCTGAGACCTTTACGTCTTCGACGAGGCTTCCCAGCGCGTCTTTGAGTTTCTTTACGAGTCCGCTTTTTTCGACTTCTTCCGAATGTTTTTCTGAACTCTCCGAGCCTTTCGGAAGTTCCACGTTTTCTGCCGAGGCGGAGACGAAGTCATACTTGTCGAATTTGCGCGCGTTGTTCACCCATATCTCGTCTACTGGGTCGGAGAGCAGCAGTACGTTGACGCCGCGTTTTTTGAAGGCTTCGAGCTTCGGCGAGCTGCGGAGGTTGTCGAGCGACGAGCCGGTGAGGTAGTATATTTTGTCCTGTCCGGCCGGCATTTTTATCACGTAGTCTTCGAGCGTCGTTTTTTCGCCGTTTGAGCCTTCGAAGGTGCAGAGCTTCATTATCTCTTCGCGGTGGCGCGTGTCGGATATTATTCCTTCTTTTAGCACGACTCCGAAGGTCTGCCAGAATTTAGCGTATGTCTCAGGTTTGTCCCTGCGCAGCTTCGAGAGCGTGTCGAGCACTTTTTTCGTTAGGCTGTTTTTTATCTGCGCCGTCTGGCGGTCCTGCTGGAGCATTTCGCGCGAGACGTTTAGCGAGAGGTCTTCGGAATCTACCACGCCTTTGATGAAGCGCATGTATTCCGGAATCAAGTCCTTGCAGTCGTTCATTATGAAGACGCGGCGGATGTAGAGCTGAACGCCGTGTTTGCCGTCCTGATAGAACAGGTCCATCGGCGGGCGCGACGGTATGAAGAGCAGCGCGCGGAACTCGCTGACGCCCTCGGCCTTGTAATATATGCGTTCGAGCGGATCTTCCCAGTCGTGCGAGATGTGGCGGTAGAATTCGTTGAATTCTTCGTCGGTTATTTCTTTCTGAGGACGCGTCCAGAGAGCCTTCATCGAGTTGACTGGCTCTTCCTTTCCGTCTTTTTTGTCGTCCTCCGCGTCTTTGACGTAAATCGGATATGTCACGAAGTCGGAGTATTCCTTGATGATGCCGCGGATGGTCCACTCTGAGAGGTAGTCCTTGAGATCCTCGCCCTCGTCGTCTTTTCCGGCGGGCTTCATGTGCAGCGTTATCGTAGTGCCGTTAGTCTCGCGCGTACCGTTGTCTATGGTGTATGTGCCGTCGCCGTCCGATTCCCACTTCCAGCTTTCCTGCGAACCGGCTTTACGCGTATCTACAGTCACCTTGTCGGCTGCGATGAAGCTTGAGTAGAATCCGACGCCGAACTGCCCGATGAGGTCTCCGGCGGAGCCGTTCTTCGCCTCCTGCAGCGCCTTGATGAACTCGCCTGTGCCGCTGCGCGCTATCGTTCCAAGGTAGGAGACTAGGTCGTCGCGGCTCATGCCTATGCCGTTGTCGGAGAATGTCAGAGTTCCCGCTTTTTTGTCTATCGTTATGTCGATGCGCCCGTTTTTCGCGTATTCCGCGAGCGACTGGTCGCTGAGGCTCTCTATGCGGAGTTTGTCGAGCGCGTCGGAAGCGTTCGACACGAGCTCCCTTACGAATATGTCGGGGTTGGAGTAGACGGAGTTGATCATCAGCTCCAGAACCTGTTTGGCTTCGCTTTGGAATTCCATCTTTTCAGCCATGAATATCTTCCCTCCTAAAAATTTGCAGCAGTCATTATAAATAAAAATCTTGATTTTTTACAGCCGCGCGGGCCGTAAAAAGCCGGACGGCTGGCTGCCGCCGTCCGGCTCGTTCTGATTCGGTTGTTTGTCCGTTTATTTGTCTTCGTTCTCCGCGGGGGCGTTCTCGAATGTCATGTCGAGCCTGCCCTCGTTGTCTATGACGTGTATCGTGCCGCCGTCGCGCACCTCGCCCGCAATTATCGCGCGCGCGATGCGTGTTTCTAGCGCTTTCTGAACGTATCGTTTCAGCGGGCGCGCTCCGTACACCGGGTCGTATCCGTTTTTCGCGCAGAGATCGAGCGCCGCATCGGAGACGTCGAGCCTGATTCCCTGGTCGTTGAGCCGCTGCTCAAGCTGGCGCAGTATCAGACGTACTATCTTACGCAGGTTGTCGAGCGTCAGAGGCTTGAAGCAGATTATCTCGTCGATGCGGTTAAGGAACTCGGGGCGGAACTTCGACCGCAGGATGGACATAACCTCGTCTATCGCGCTCTGCGGCAGCTCGCCTTTGTCGTTCATGCCCTCTATCAGGATCTGCGCGCCGATGTTGCTCGTCATTATTATCACGCAGTTCTTGAAGCTAACCGTGCGCCCGTGGCTGTCAGTGACGCGCCCGTCGTCGAGTATCTGAAGCATGATGTTGAAGACGTCGGGATGCGCCTTTTCGATTTCGTCGAAGAGCACGACCGAGTACGGATGGCGGCGAACCGCTTCCGTAAGCTGACCGC encodes the following:
- the fusA gene encoding elongation factor G: MGTRKPEDIRSIALISHGGAGKTTLNEAFLFDAGLISRMGRVEDKNTVSDFDSEEQKRGISISTSLSTVPYKDKTFYILDTPGFADFVGEQRCAMRVADGALVLVNATSGVEVQTHNVWEFAETFETPAIFFISKLDRENTDFDNVVADIQENISDKAVPLYLPVGSQQNFKGLVNVLTGKAYMYKGDGSKEFTEGEAPADMADAIASARETLIERAVEADDELMMRYLDGEELSIDELLGVLRKAVCARALFPIIPGSGTLNIGVVQLMDMISDYMPSPKDMLHRAALNGDEVVNIPPDENAKFLAFVFKVMVDPYVGKLSFVKVFSGKLTSDQTVYNVNEETEERISTFRFMRGKDSTEGKEIILGDIVAIPKLESTIAGDTLGMKGETLKFRPIKFPKPVYSVAVFPKSRADEDKLGNAITKMLKEDRTLSYEKNPETNDAVLSGMGDMHLDIVLSKIKERYKVDLETRTPKVPYRETIKKKASAQGKHKKQSGGRGQYGDVWFELAPLDKNAGIEFIDRIVGGAVPKNYIPAAEKGLREAAARGYLAGYPATDFSCAIFDGSYHDVDSSEMAFKIAASIAFKKCMEQANPVLMEPVMNVEVTVPEDCLGDVMGDFNSRRGRIMGIDSEGKLQIVKAQCPLSEMFRYAIILRSMTSGRGSFSMEYSHYEEVPGDIAKKVIEQAAQERKDEEE
- a CDS encoding MFS transporter — encoded protein: MNKNSRQIFLIFLAYYGMTCVSNAYFLFGPFYESLGATPQRAGLFLSAFYMVTLFCRPLGSVVMERFDIRRTLIGSALLCAAATAGIALTLGGGASLLVFRALSGIFFSVFIVATVAAQSILLDEKSRGIGFALFTTGSMLPLATVVPLCEQLIKGGFGTLYVWTPVAISVICAAVGWKVSDLNYTGKEKSSWGSYADLFRTKGFAVLLLTAIIMSLADAGTLSVASLAGARGVSVSYFMVASAASAVAIRTLGFGLISKAPRVRLAAPSVAVMGFALSGLAFCSSAWMFAFFGALFGLGIGVAYPTNFSLVGDLMPPQYHPKATGLVLLVIDVGWIASPLMYGYLSPVLGVSNTYRFTGLLVCAASAALYWKYWRVFGARV
- the htpG gene encoding molecular chaperone HtpG — translated: MAEKMEFQSEAKQVLELMINSVYSNPDIFVRELVSNASDALDKLRIESLSDQSLAEYAKNGRIDITIDKKAGTLTFSDNGIGMSRDDLVSYLGTIARSGTGEFIKALQEAKNGSAGDLIGQFGVGFYSSFIAADKVTVDTRKAGSQESWKWESDGDGTYTIDNGTRETNGTTITLHMKPAGKDDEGEDLKDYLSEWTIRGIIKEYSDFVTYPIYVKDAEDDKKDGKEEPVNSMKALWTRPQKEITDEEFNEFYRHISHDWEDPLERIYYKAEGVSEFRALLFIPSRPPMDLFYQDGKHGVQLYIRRVFIMNDCKDLIPEYMRFIKGVVDSEDLSLNVSREMLQQDRQTAQIKNSLTKKVLDTLSKLRRDKPETYAKFWQTFGVVLKEGIISDTRHREEIMKLCTFEGSNGEKTTLEDYVIKMPAGQDKIYYLTGSSLDNLRSSPKLEAFKKRGVNVLLLSDPVDEIWVNNARKFDKYDFVSASAENVELPKGSESSEKHSEEVEKSGLVKKLKDALGSLVEDVKVSDRLVDSPVCFVQKGEEISPQMRNFFKAMGQEVPEEKRVMEINPDHALIKKIAEESEKPDFNANDWSSVLMGLASIADGQPVPDGKKFTALLSRMLEK